In the genome of Cryptomeria japonica chromosome 8, Sugi_1.0, whole genome shotgun sequence, one region contains:
- the LOC131079547 gene encoding uncharacterized protein LOC131079547 isoform X1, with the protein MHSLSLVFQFWFIALSMKALQAALSFLTRLLLITAIFARDEEFQVDDPPFQHGNDADAGFVWLGAVRTISVQGDTSFCGNICNVYLNRTTEDLFHTTHRIRPQIVFTGLKPGQYTISHICRPTTAKLHCLIEPGILDFEVDDEISDSLLDGIDLGTLHARVEEMASPGRSDWPAVSAIIFVQAIGLLLISEALKRKIAESL; encoded by the exons ATGCATTCACTTTCACTTGTCTTTCAGTTCTGGTTCATTGCATT GTCAATGAAGGCGCTCCAAGCTGCTCTCTCGTTTCTCACACGTCTG CTGCTTATCACCGCCATCTTTGCACGAGACGAGGAATTTCAGGTCGACGATCCACCATTTCAACACGGAAACGATGCAGATGCAG GGTTTGTGTGGCTGGGAGCTGTGAGAACAATTTCTGTCCAGGGAGATACATCCTTCTGTGGAAATATATGCAATGTATATCTCAATCGCACAACGGAAGATTTATTTCACACCACGCATCGCATTCGGCCCCAAATTGTATTCACCGGTCTAAAGCCAGGGCAATACACAATTTCTCACATATGCAGACCGACGACTGCTAAGTTACACTGTCTTATAG AGCCTGGGATATTGGATTTTGAGGTGGATGATGAAATTTCAGACTCATTATTGGATGGCATTGATCTGGGAACCCTTCATGCCAgagtggaggagatggcttctccaGGTAGGTCTGACTGGCCTGCAGTTTCGGCAATAATATTTGTACAAGCCATTGGACTGCTTCTCATTTCTGAGGCGCTGAAGAGGAAGATTGCAGAGTCATTATAA
- the LOC131079547 gene encoding uncharacterized protein LOC131079547 isoform X2 — MKALQAALSFLTRLLLITAIFARDEEFQVDDPPFQHGNDADAGFVWLGAVRTISVQGDTSFCGNICNVYLNRTTEDLFHTTHRIRPQIVFTGLKPGQYTISHICRPTTAKLHCLIEPGILDFEVDDEISDSLLDGIDLGTLHARVEEMASPGRSDWPAVSAIIFVQAIGLLLISEALKRKIAESL, encoded by the exons ATGAAGGCGCTCCAAGCTGCTCTCTCGTTTCTCACACGTCTG CTGCTTATCACCGCCATCTTTGCACGAGACGAGGAATTTCAGGTCGACGATCCACCATTTCAACACGGAAACGATGCAGATGCAG GGTTTGTGTGGCTGGGAGCTGTGAGAACAATTTCTGTCCAGGGAGATACATCCTTCTGTGGAAATATATGCAATGTATATCTCAATCGCACAACGGAAGATTTATTTCACACCACGCATCGCATTCGGCCCCAAATTGTATTCACCGGTCTAAAGCCAGGGCAATACACAATTTCTCACATATGCAGACCGACGACTGCTAAGTTACACTGTCTTATAG AGCCTGGGATATTGGATTTTGAGGTGGATGATGAAATTTCAGACTCATTATTGGATGGCATTGATCTGGGAACCCTTCATGCCAgagtggaggagatggcttctccaGGTAGGTCTGACTGGCCTGCAGTTTCGGCAATAATATTTGTACAAGCCATTGGACTGCTTCTCATTTCTGAGGCGCTGAAGAGGAAGATTGCAGAGTCATTATAA